A stretch of the Chanos chanos chromosome 1, fChaCha1.1, whole genome shotgun sequence genome encodes the following:
- the hectd1 gene encoding E3 ubiquitin-protein ligase HECTD1 isoform X3: MADVDPDTLLEWLQMGQGDERDMQLIALEQLCMLLLMSDNVDRCFETCPPRTFLPALCKIFLDESAPDNVLEVTARAITYYLDVSAECTRRIVGVDGAIKALCNRLVVVELNNRTSRDLAEQCVKVLELICTRESGAVFEAGGLNCVLSFIRDSGHLVHKDTLHSAMAVVSRLCSKMEPQDSSLETCVESLSSLLKHEDHQVSDGALRCFASLADRFTRRGVDPAPLAKHGLTEELLSRMAAAGGAASGPSSACKPGRTSTGAAPSAADSKLSNQVSTIVSLLSTLCRGSPLVTHDLLRSELPDSMESALQGDERCVLDTMRLVDLLLVLLFEGRKALPKSTAGSTGRIPGLRRLDSSGERSHRQLIDCIRSKDTDALIDAIDTGAFEVNFMDDVGQTLLNWASAFGTQEMVEFLCERGADVNRGQRSSSLHYAACFGRPQVAKTLLRHGANPDLRDEDGKTPLDKARERGHSEVVAILQSPGDWMCPVNKGDDKKKKDVNKEEEEGSEPKGDPEMAPIYLKRLLPVFAQTFQQTMLPSIRKASLALIRKMVHYSSEVLLKEVCDSDAGHNLPTVLVEITATVLDQEDDDDGHLLALQIIRDLVDKGGDVFLDQLARLGVINKVSTLAGPTSDDENEEESKPEKEDEPQEDAKEIQQGKPYHWRDWSIIRGRDCLYIWSDAAALELSNGSNGWFRFILDGKLATMYSSGSPEGGSDSSESRSEFLEKLQRARSQVKPVTASQPILSAVGPTKLTVGNWSLTCLREGEIAIHNSDGQQATILKEDLPGFVFESNRGTKHSFTAETSLGSEFVTGWTGKRGRKLKSKLEKTKQKVKTMARELYDDHFKAVESMPRGVVVTLRNIATQLESAWELHTNRQCIEGENTWRDLMKTALENLIVVLKDENTISPYEMCSSGLVQALFTVLNNSVELDMKHDCKPLMERINVFKAAFSENEDDESRPAVALIRKLIAVLESIERLPLHLYDTPGSSYNLQILTRRLRFRLERAPGETALIDRTGRMLKMEPLATVESLEQYLLKMVAKQWYDFDRSSFIFVRKLREGQTFTFRHQHDFDENGIIYWIGTNAKTAYEWVNPAAYGLVVVTSSEGRNLPYGRLEDILSRDSSALNCHTNDDKNAWFAIDLGLWVIPSAYTLRHARGYGRSALRNWVFQVSKDGQNWTSLYTHVDDCSLNEPGSTATWPLDPSKDEKQGWRHIRIKQMGKNASGQTHYLSLSGLEIYGTVSGVCEDQLGKAVKEAEANLRRQRRLFRSQVMKYIVPGARVVRGIDWKWRDQDGNPPGEGTVTGEAHNGWIDVTWDAGGSNSYRMGAEGKFDLKLAPGYDPESAPSPKPVSSAVSGTPQSWSSLLKNNCPDKGGSSSSAGGAGSSSRKGSSSSVCSAASSSDISVASTRVEQRAEGLLQQGAPVVAGGAPGAEGQEPVVVLSSTEAGSGSSTSTLTADAGSEGAERKPGPDGVPRQAGSDSAAISMGLVSVSSPDVSSVSESSSKDAASQRPLCSAASARLSVSSLLAAGAPMSSSASVPNLSSREASLMESFVRRAPNMSRTNATNNMNLSRSSSDNNTNTLGRTVMSTATSPLMGAQSFPNLTTTGTTSTVTMSTSIVTSSNNVATATTGLSVGQLLSNTLTTSLTSTSSESDTGQEAEFSLYDFLDSCRANTLLAELDDEEDLPEPDDDDDENEDDNQEDQEYEEVLEEEEYEMKGGRRRTWDDDFVLKRQFSALVPAFDPRPGRTNVQQTTDLEIPPPGTPRSEVLEEVECAPSPRLALVLKVAGLGTTREVELPLSNYKSTIFYYVQKLLQLSCNGTIKSDKLRRIWEPTYTIMYREMKDSDKEKESGKMDFCERGCRTSGLSQGALTGSQSCDILTVAREQAQAKAGSSQSACSVEDVLQLLRILFIIGGEPTSSRTLQEDVDDLQFNAPPEEFTSKKITTKILQQIEEPLALASGALPDWCEQLTSKCPFLIPFETRQLYFTCTAFGASRAIVWLQNRREATMERSRPSTTVRRDDPGEFRVGRLKHERVKVPRGENMMEWAESVMQIHADRKSVLEVEFQGEEGTGLGPTLEFYALVAAEFQRTSLGIWLCDDDFPDDESRQVDLGGGLKPPGYYVQRSCGLFPAPFPQDSDELERITKLFLFLGVFLAKCIQDNRLVDLPISQPFFKLLCMGDIKSNMSKLLYQSRGESERHFSEIQSEASTEEGQDTYSVGSFDEDSKSEFILDPPKPKPPAWYHGILTWEDFELVNPHRAQFLKELRELAVKRRQILGNKSLSEDEKNTRLQDLMLKNPMGSGPPLSVEDLGLNFQFCPSSKVHGFSAVDLKPNGEDELVTMENAEEYVELMFDFCMHTGIQKQMEAFREGFNKVFPMEKLSSFSHKEVQMILCGNQSPSWTAEDIINYTEPKLGYTRDSPGFLRFVRVLCGMSSDERKAFLQFTTGCSTLPPGGLANLHPRLTIVRKVDATDSSYPSVNTCVHYLKLPEYSSEEIMRARLLAATMEKGFHLN, from the exons ATGGCAGACGTGGACCCAGACACCCTGCTGGAGTGGCTGCAGATGGGCcagggagatgagagagacatgcaGCTCATTGCTCTGGAGCAGCTCTGCATGCTGCTGCTCATGTCTGACAATGTAGACCGCTGCTTCGAAAC CTGTCCTCCTCGGACGTTTCTCCCGGCCCTGTGTAAGATCTTCCTGGATGAAAGCGCCCCTGACAATGTGCTGGAGGTTACAGCCAGGGCCATCACCTACTACCTGGACGTTTCGGCCGAGTGCACCCGCAGGATTGTGGGCGTAGACGGAGCTATCAAAGCCCTGTGTAATCggctggtggtggtggagcTGAACAACAGAACCAGCAGAGACCTGGCGGAGCAGTGTGTTAAG GTGTTGGAATTGATCTGCACGCGCGAGTCTGGCGCCGTGTTTGAAGCAGGGGGGCTGAACTGTGTCCTGAGCTTCATCCGGGACAGCGGACACCTGGTCCACAAAGACACGCTGCACTCAGCCATGGCCGTCGTCTCCCGCCTCTGCAGTAAAATGGAGCCCCAGGATTCGTCCCTGGAGACCTGCGTGGAGTCCCTGTCCAGCCTGCTCAAGCACGAAGACCACCAG GTGTCTGACGGAGCTTTACGCTGTTTTGCTTCGCTGGCGGATCGTTTTACTCGCCGTGGGGTCGACCCTGCTCCTCTGGCCAAACACGGGCTGACGGAAGAGCTGCTGTCTCGCATGGCGGCGGCGGGCGGGGCGGCCTCTGGCCCCTCCTCTGCCTGTAAACCCGGCCGCACCTCCACCGGGGCCGCGCCCTCTGCCGCTGACTCCAAACTCAGTAACCAAGTGTCCACCATCGTCAGCCTGCTGTCCACGCTGTGCCGGGGGTCACCACTAGTCACACAT GACCTGTTGCGCTCCGAGCTGCCGGACTCCATGGAGAGTGCGTTACAGGGAGACGAGCGCTGTGTGCTGGATACCATGAGGCTAGTCGATCTGCTCCTGGTTCTGTTGTTTGAAGGGAGAAAGGCTCTGCCTAAATCCACCGCTGGCTCCACCGGACGCATCCCCGGCCTGCGGCGTCTGGACAGCTCAGGAGAACGCTCCCACCGACAGCTCATCGACTGTATCCGCAGCAAAGACACCGACGCCCTCATCGACGCTATAGACAccggag CATTTGAAGTGAATTTTATGGATGATGTAGGACAAACACTTTTGAACTGGGCCTCAGCGTTTGGAACCCAAGAAATG gtgGAATTCCTGTGTGAGAGGGGTGCTGATGTCAacaggggtcaaaggtcatcaTCCCTCCATTACGCTGCCTGTTTTGGACGGCCTCAAGTTGCTAAG ACTTTATTGAGACATGGAGCCAATCCTGATTTGAGGGACGAAGATGGTAAAACCCCATTGGACAAAGCGAGGGAAAGAGGACACAGTGAAGTCGTGGCAATCCTCCAGTCTCCAg GAGACTGGATGTGCCCTGTGAATAAGGGGGAcgataagaaaaagaaagatgtgaataaagaagaggaagaaggcaGTGAACCCAAAGGGGACCCTGAAATGGCACCCATCTACCTGAAGAGGCTGCTTCCTGTTTTTGCACAAACTTTTCAGCAAACCATGCTGCCCTCTATTAG GAAAGCTAGCTTAGCTTTGATTAGGAAGATGGTGCACTACAGCTCTGAAGTGCTGCTTAAGGAGGTGTGTGACTCTGATGCTGGACACAACCTACCCACTGTGCTAGTGGAGATCACCGCTACTGTGCTGGATCAGGAG gatgatgatgatggacaCTTGCTGGCATTGCAGATCATCAGGGATTTAGTAGATAAAGGTGGAGACGTCTTTCTCGACCAGCTGGCCAGACTGGGCGTCATCAACAAGGTGTCCACTCTCGCCGGACCCACCTCTGATGACGAGAACGAGGAGGAGTCCAAACCTGAGAAG gaGGATGAACCCCAAGAAGATGCCAAAGAGATCCAGCAGGGGAAGCCCTACCATTGGCGTGACTGGTCCATCATCCGCGGCAGGGACTGCCTGTACATCTGGAGTGACGCGGCTGCGCTGGAACTCTCCAACGGCAGCAACGGCTGGTTCCGTTTCATCCTTGATGGCAAACTGGCCACCATGTACTCCAGCGGCAGCCCAGAGGGGGGCTCAGACAGCTCAG agagcaggagtgaaTTTCTGGAGAAGCTTCAGCGAGCTCGCAGTCAGGTCAAACCAGTTACGGCCAGTCAGCCCATCCTGTCGGCCGTGGGCCCCACGAAACTCACTGTGGGGAACTGGTCTCTCACTTgcctgagagagggggagatcgCCATCCACAACTCAGACGGCCAGCAAGCCACCATACTCAAAGAGGATCTGCCAGGCTTTGTGTTTGAGTCCAACCGTGGCACCAAGCACTCTTTCACAGCGGAGACCTCTCTCG GGTCCGAGTTTGTGACTGGCTGGACAgggaagagaggaaggaagtTGAAATCCAAAttagaaaagacaaaacaaaag gtgaaGACCATGGCCAGGGAGTTGTATGATGACCATTTTAAAGCAGTGGAGAGCATGCCCAGGGGAGTGGTCGTCACTCTGAGGAATATTGCTACACAGTTGGAGTCGGCCTGGGAGCTGCATACCAACAGACAG tgtatcgAGGGAGAGAACACGTGGCGAGACCTGATGAAAACAGCTCTGGAGAATCTGATTGTGGTTCTTAAGGATGAAAACACCATCTCCCCCTACGAGATGTGTAGCAGTGGCCTCGTCCAAGCACTTTTTACTGTCCTTAACAAT AGTGTGGAACTTGACATGAAACATGATTGTAAGCCATTGATGGAAAGAATAAATGTGTTCAAAGCTgctttcagtgaaaatgaagatgaTGAAAG ccgaCCCGCAGTTGCCTTAATCCGTAAGCTGATAGCAGTATTGGAGTCCATTGAACGGCTACCTCTACATCTGTATGACACGCCTGGCTCGTCATACAATTTACAG attctGACAAGGAGGCTGAGGTTCCGATTGGAGCGTGCTCCGGGAGAGACagctttgattgacaggacgGGCAGGATGCTGAAGATGGAACCTCTGGCCACTGTCGAATCACTAGAGCAGTACCTGctgaaaatg GTGGCGAAGCAGTGGTACGACTTTGACAGATCCTCCTTCATCTTTGTGAGGAAGCTGAGAGAGGGCCAGACATTCACGTTCAGACACCAGCACGACTTCGACGAGAACGGCATCATCTACTGGATTGGCACCAATGCAAA GACTGCGTATGAATGGGTGAACCCGGCAGCTTACGGTCTGGTGGTGGTGACGTCGTCTGAGGGGCGTAACCTGCCGTACGGCCGACTGGAAGACATCCTGAGCAGGGACAGCTCCGCCCTGAACTGCCACACGAACGACGACAAGAACGCCTGGTTCGCCATCGACCTGGGGCTCTGGGTCATCCCGTCCGCCTACACCCTCCGCCACGCCCGAGGATACGGCCGGTCCGCGCTCCGCAACTGGGTTTTCCAGGTGTCCAAAGACGGCCAGAACTGGACGTCGCTTTACACGCACGTGGACGACTGTAGCCTCAATGAACCAGG gTCTACAGCCACGTGGCCCCTGGACCCGTCTAAAGACGAGAAGCAGGGCTGGAGACACATTCGCATTAAACAGATGGGGAAGAACGCCAGTGGGCAGACAcactacctgtctctctccgGCCTGGAGATCTACGGCACGGTCAGCGGCGTGTGTGAGGACCAGCTCG GTAAAGCAGTGAAGGAGGCAGAGGCCAACCTGCGCAGACAGAGGCGTCTGTTCCGCTCTCAGGTGATGAAGTACATTGTACCCGGGGCACGCGTCGTACGGGGCATCGACTGGAAATGGAGGGACCAAGATGGCAACCCCCCAGGAGAGGGCACCGTTACTGGAGAAGCACACAATG GCTGGATTGATGTGACCTGGGATGCTGGTGGATCAAACTCGTACCGTATGGGTGCAGAAGGGAAATTTGACCTCAAGCTTGCTCCAGGGTACGACCCTGAGTCTGCGCCGTCACCCAAACCTGTCTCATCCGCTGTTTCAGGAACGCCGCAGTCCTGGAGCAGCCTGCTGAAAAATAACTGCCCGGATAAGGGCGGCTCCTCCTCGTCCGCAGGAGGCGCCGGCTCCTCCAGCCGCAAGGGCAGTAGCAGCTCTGTGTGTAGCGCGGCCAGCAGCAGCGACATCAGCGTCGCCTCCACCCGGGTGGAGCAGCGCGCCGAAGGCCTGCTCCAGCAGGGGGCGCCCGTCGTCGCCGGAGGAGCCCCAGGGGCGGAGGGCCAGGAGCCGGTGGTGGTGCTCTCCTCCACGGAGGCCGGCTCCGGCTCCAGCACGAGCACGTTGACGGCGGACGCGGGGAGCGAGGGAGCGGAGCGGAAACCCGGGCCGGACGGGGTCCCGAGACAGGCGGGTTCGGACTCGGCTGCCATCTCCATGGGACTGGTCAGCGTGAGCTCCCCGGACGTCAGCTCGGTGTCGGAGTCGTCCAGCAAGGACGCGGCGTCCCAGAGACCTCTCTGCTCGGCCGCCAGCGCCAGGCTGTCCGTCAGCTCCCTCCTGGCGGCCGGAGCGCCCATGAGCTCCAGCGCCAGCGTGCCCAACCTGTCGTCGCGCGAGGCCAGCCTCATGGAGTCGTTCGTGCGGAGGGCGCCCAACATGTCCCGCACCAACGCCACCAACAACATGAATCTGAGTCGCAGTAGCAgtgacaacaacaccaacacgCTCGGCCGTACCGTCATGAGCACCGCCA CTTCTCCTCTGATGGGTGCACAGAGCTTCCCTAACCTCACAACCACTGGCACCACCTCAACCGTTACCATGTCAACCTCCATTGTAACCAGCAGCAATAACGTAGCCACGGCAACCACAGGGTTGTCGGTGGGCCAGTTGCTCAGTAACACACTGACGACCAGCTTGACGTCCACGTCTAGTGAGAGTGACACGGGGCAGGAGGCGGAGTTTTCTCTCTATG ATTTCCTGGACAGTTGTCGTGCGAACACGTTGCTGGCAGAGCTGGATGACGAGGAGGACTTGCCCGAGCCtgacgacgatgacgatgaGAATGAAGACGACAATCAGGAAGACCAGGAGTATGAGGAAGTTTTG gaggaagaggagtatgAGATGAAGGGTGGCCGACGCCGGACCTGGGACGACGACTTCGTCTTAAAACGCCAGTTCTCTGCCCTGGTACCAGCATTTGACCCCAGACCGGGTCGGACCAACGTCCAACAAACCACTGACCTAGAGATTCCCCCTCCAG GTACGCCTCGCTCAGAGGTCCTGGAGGAGGTAGAGTGCGCCCCGTCGCCGCGGCTGGCTCTGGTTTTGAAAGTGGCCGGGCTCGGAACCACGCGGGAAGTAGAACTACCTCTCTCCAACTACAAGTCCACCATCTTCTACTATGTTCAGAAACTTCTTCAGCTTTCCTGTAACGGCACCATCAAATCTGACAAACTCAGGCGCATCTGGGAACCCACCTACAC GATAATGTACAGGGAAATGAAGGATTccgacaaagagaaagaaagtggaaaGATG GATTTCTGCGAACGCGGCTGCAGGACGTCGGGTCTGAGCCAGGGGGCGCTCACGGGCTCGCAGAGCTGCGATATCCTGACGGTGGCCCGGGAGCAGGCACAGGCCAAGGCCGGCTCCAGCCAGAGCGCATGCAGTGTGGAGGACGTGCTGCAGCTCCTGCGAATTCTCTTCATCATCGGGGGAGAGCCCACCTCCAGCCGCACGCTGCAGGAAG ACGTGGATGATCTTCAGTTCAATGCACCTCCTGAGGAATTCACCAGCAAAAAAATCACAACTAAAATTCTGCAGCAGATTGAG GAACCTCTTGCGCTGGCCAGTGGGGCCCTGCCTGACTGGTGTGAGCAGTTGACCAGCAAGTGTCCTTTCCTAATCCCCTTTGAGACACGGCAGCTTTACTTCACCTGCACCGCGTTCGGAGCCTCCAG GGCGATAGTGTGGCTGCAGAATCGGAGGGAGGCGACTATGGAGCGTTCGCGGCCCTCCACCACCGTGCGGAGGGATGACCCCGGGGAGTTCAGAGTGGGCCGTCTAAAACATGAGCGCGTGAAGGTTCCGCGTGGGGAGAACATGATGGAGTGGGCGGAGAGTGTGATGCAGATCCACGCAGACAGGAAGTCTGTCCTGGAG gtgGAGTTCCAGGGAGAGGAAGGTACAGGTCTGGGGCCGACACTGGAATTTTACGCACTGGTGGCAGCTGAGTTCCAGAGAACCTCTCTGGGCATCTGGCTATGTGACGACGACTTCCCTGACGACGAGTCACGCCAG GTGGATCTGGGTGGAGGTCTGAAGCCACCGGGCTACTACGTTCAGCGGTCTTGTGGCCTGTTTCCCGCCCCCTTCCCTCAGGACAGTGATGAGCTGGAGCGAATCACCAAGCTCTTCCTTTTCTTGGGCGTGTTTTTGGCCAAATGCATCCAGGACAACAGGCTGGTGGACCTGCCAATCTCGCAGCCCTTTTTCAAGCTACTCTGCATGGGGGACATCAAGAGCAACATGAGCAAACTCCTGTATCAGTCCCGCGGCGAATCGGAACGGCACTTTTCCGAGATCCAGTCCGAAGCCTCCACGGAGGAGGGCCAGGACACCTACTCGGTCGGCAGCTTTGATGAGGACTCCAAGTCAGAATTCATTTTGGACCCGCCTAAGCCCAAACCACCAGCCTGGTACCACGGCATCTTGACGTGGGAGGACTTTGAACTGGTGAACCCACATCGGGCCCAGTTCCTGAAAGAACTGAGGGAGCTGGCGGTGAAACGTCGGCAAATCCTGGGCAATAAGAGTCTCTCGGAGGATGAGAAGAACACGAGGCTTCAGGACCTTATGCTAAAGAACCCAATGGGTTCTGGTCCACCGCTCAGTGTGGAAGACCTGGG ATTGAATTTCCAGTTCTGTCCCTCTTCCAAAGTACATGGGTTTTCAGCAGTGGATCTCAAGCCCAATGGAGAAGATGAG TTGGTGACTATGGAGAATGCAGAGGAATATGTGGAGCTCATGTTTGATTTCTGCATGCACACCGGTATCCAGAAACAGATGGAGGCTTTCAGAG AGGGCTTTAATAAGGTGTTCCCAATGGAGAAGCTCAGCTCCTTCAGTCATAAAGAGGTCCAGATGATCCTGTGTGGGAACCAGTCGCCTTCCTGGACGGCCGAGGACATCATTAACTACACAGAGCCCAAACTGGGATACACCAGGGACAG TCCTGGATTCCTGCGCTTTGTGAGGGTGCTGTGTGGAATGTCGTCGGATGAGAGAAAAGCCTTCCTCCAGTTCACTACCGGATGCTCAACACTTCCCCCTGGTGGCCTAGCCAACCTTCACCCTCGACTCACGATAGTCCGCAAG